The Blattabacterium cuenoti genome includes a region encoding these proteins:
- a CDS encoding peptidylprolyl isomerase, producing MKNLIYFFIMFFCISSFSYGLDKLNGLDKLSGISAIIGNDIILDSEIQSIDKNKSFCHNNVLNDIIIQKLILFYAKKDKSIQITDQELQMKIQEFLSKARKKYINQEEFLIQLENKNFLKELNEKIKNQQYIEKYYNKITDDIDVSPKEIKYFMKKHAPYTSRKVCISYVIFYPKLSEIHKRKTIDFLNQIKKEIHSDADFAIKAILFSEDDDSAFKGGLVKGIQIDHLSKKFSDLISYLKEGEISEPFETDLGLHIIKLEKKIKNKADFRHILIKPKYEINKIKSFAELFRKKIVNQRINLNQTQTLDFLKKNKIGDVIIKHQIWFDENQLSENMKKALLFIKKGKITNLYKETINGKEIFIICQLLDEKPPKPISLEENYNLLKKFVKNVKKKDKIQNWSNEILKKTYYMKINC from the coding sequence ATGAAAAACTTGATTTATTTTTTTATAATGTTTTTTTGTATTTCTTCATTTTCTTATGGTTTAGATAAATTAAATGGTTTAGATAAATTAAGTGGAATTTCTGCAATAATTGGAAATGATATCATTTTAGATTCTGAAATTCAAAGTATTGATAAAAACAAATCATTTTGTCACAATAATGTTTTAAATGATATTATAATTCAAAAGTTAATACTTTTTTATGCAAAAAAAGATAAGAGTATACAAATTACTGATCAAGAATTACAAATGAAAATTCAAGAATTTTTATCAAAAGCTAGAAAAAAATATATAAATCAAGAAGAATTTTTAATACAACTTGAAAATAAAAATTTTTTAAAAGAGTTAAATGAAAAAATAAAAAACCAACAGTATATAGAAAAATACTATAATAAAATAACGGATGATATAGATGTTTCTCCAAAAGAGATAAAATATTTTATGAAAAAACATGCACCTTATACATCCAGAAAAGTATGTATTTCTTACGTAATTTTTTATCCTAAATTAAGTGAAATTCATAAAAGAAAAACAATTGATTTTTTAAATCAAATCAAAAAAGAAATACATTCTGATGCTGATTTTGCTATAAAAGCTATTTTATTTTCTGAAGACGATGATTCAGCATTCAAGGGGGGACTTGTCAAAGGAATACAAATCGATCATCTTTCAAAAAAATTTTCAGATTTAATTTCTTACTTAAAAGAAGGTGAAATATCTGAACCTTTTGAAACAGATTTAGGACTTCATATTATAAAATTGGAAAAAAAAATAAAAAATAAGGCTGATTTTAGACATATTTTAATTAAACCTAAATATGAAATAAATAAAATAAAATCGTTTGCAGAATTATTTAGAAAAAAAATTGTTAATCAAAGAATTAATCTAAATCAAACTCAAACTTTAGATTTTTTAAAAAAAAATAAAATAGGAGATGTTATTATCAAACATCAAATTTGGTTTGATGAAAACCAACTTTCAGAAAATATGAAAAAAGCATTACTTTTTATAAAAAAAGGAAAAATTACTAATCTTTATAAAGAAACTATAAATGGAAAAGAAATATTTATAATTTGTCAACTTTTAGATGAAAAACCTCCTAAACCTATTTCTTTGGAAGAAAATTATAATTTATTAAAAAAATTTGTAAAAAATGTAAAGAAAAAAGATAAAATACAAAATTGGTCAAATGAAATATTAAAAAAAACTTATTATATGAAAATCAATTGTTAA
- the lptB gene encoding LPS export ABC transporter ATP-binding protein: protein MTLNIKNIYKKYKNKYIIKNVSIQLNQGEIVGLLGPNGAGKTTSFYMIVGLIKPDKGKIYLENQDITFYPMYKRSKKGIGYLSQEPSIFRKLSVEDNILCILEMQKISNQKRKIIVEKLIEELGLQKIRNNRGDLISGGERRRTEIARCLAINPKFILLDEPFSGIDPIAIEELQKIILSLKRKNIGILITDHNVQEIFTITDRIYLMFDGTIIKCGYTTEIMQDSVIKKIYLGNRIINCQIKNESSI, encoded by the coding sequence ATGACTTTAAATATTAAAAACATATATAAAAAATATAAAAATAAATATATAATAAAAAATGTTTCAATTCAATTAAATCAAGGAGAAATCGTGGGATTGTTAGGCCCTAATGGAGCAGGTAAAACAACTTCTTTTTATATGATTGTCGGTTTAATTAAACCAGATAAAGGAAAAATATACCTTGAAAATCAAGATATTACATTTTATCCAATGTATAAACGTTCTAAAAAAGGAATAGGGTACTTATCTCAAGAACCATCTATATTTAGAAAATTATCTGTAGAAGATAATATTTTATGCATATTAGAAATGCAAAAAATTTCAAATCAAAAAAGAAAAATAATAGTAGAAAAACTTATTGAAGAATTAGGATTACAAAAAATCAGAAATAATCGTGGAGATCTTATTTCTGGAGGAGAGCGAAGACGTACAGAAATTGCTAGGTGTTTAGCTATAAATCCTAAATTTATTCTTTTAGATGAACCTTTTTCTGGAATAGATCCAATTGCTATAGAAGAATTACAAAAAATAATTTTATCTCTCAAAAGGAAAAATATAGGGATCTTAATTACAGATCATAATGTACAGGAAATTTTTACAATAACAGATCGTATTTATTTAATGTTTGATGGAACAATAATCAAGTGTGGATATACAACAGAAATTATGCAAGATTCTGTAATAAAAAAAATTTATTTGGGAAATCGAATTATCAATTGTCAAATCAAAAATGAATCATCGATTTAA
- a CDS encoding thiamine diphosphokinase: protein MNHRFNGPEVGLFLNGEIPPFLELKKEFYFYKKIFAVDGAYYYLKTFGISVDYVIGDLDSIENNIYLKTHLLKTPDQRFTDFDKALNIIYKKGFFNINVWGGSGMEQDHFLGNLSAALKYKNKLSIIFHDKYHFYFFSEKKTSFYQKKNKKISLFPFPKVEELSTYGLKYSIKKGFLKIGKNIGIRNEALSNEIKIDYKEGELLIFIEK from the coding sequence ATGAATCATCGATTTAATGGACCAGAAGTAGGATTATTTCTAAATGGGGAAATTCCTCCTTTTTTAGAGTTAAAAAAGGAATTTTATTTTTATAAAAAAATATTTGCCGTAGATGGAGCTTATTATTATTTAAAGACATTCGGAATTTCAGTAGACTATGTTATTGGGGATTTAGATTCTATAGAAAATAATATTTATTTAAAAACCCATTTATTGAAAACTCCTGATCAAAGATTCACTGATTTTGATAAAGCTTTAAATATTATTTATAAAAAAGGATTTTTTAACATAAATGTATGGGGAGGAAGTGGAATGGAACAAGATCATTTTTTGGGAAATCTATCTGCAGCTTTAAAATATAAAAATAAATTATCTATTATATTTCATGATAAATATCATTTTTATTTTTTTTCTGAAAAAAAAACTTCTTTTTATCAAAAAAAAAATAAAAAAATATCTCTTTTCCCATTTCCAAAAGTAGAAGAATTATCTACTTATGGTCTCAAATATTCTATAAAAAAAGGATTTTTAAAAATAGGAAAAAATATAGGAATTAGAAATGAAGCTCTTAGTAATGAAATAAAAATAGATTACAAAGAAGGTGAATTATTAATCTTTATAGAAAAATAA
- the mdh gene encoding malate dehydrogenase has protein sequence MKITIVGAGNVGASCASLLAQKNIVEEIVLLDIKEKISEGKSLDISQMLSVINSNTKVIGITNDYLKSKNSEIIIVTCGITRKPGMSRDDLVKINAEIIRSVIKESIFFSPKTKLIVVSNPLDIMTYVSYITAKIDSSRIIGMAGILDTARYRFFLSKKLNISPIDIQSLLLGGHGDTMVPLYRYTSVSGIPIKEFLSEEENDVIIEKTKKGGEEIVNLLGTSAWMAPSASVVQMVEGILKDSKRIFSCSAFLKGEYGFKDICLGVPVILGKNGIEKIVELQLNQEENQILKKSANYVKNMIKKL, from the coding sequence ATGAAAATAACCATTGTTGGTGCAGGAAATGTGGGAGCTTCTTGTGCAAGTTTATTAGCTCAAAAAAATATAGTAGAAGAAATTGTTTTGTTAGACATTAAAGAAAAAATTTCAGAAGGAAAAAGCTTGGATATATCTCAAATGCTTTCTGTGATTAATTCAAATACCAAAGTGATTGGAATTACAAATGACTATTTAAAATCGAAAAATTCGGAAATTATTATTGTTACTTGTGGAATTACAAGAAAACCTGGCATGAGTAGAGATGATCTTGTTAAGATCAATGCAGAAATTATTCGTTCTGTAATAAAAGAATCTATTTTTTTTTCTCCAAAAACTAAATTGATCGTTGTATCAAATCCATTAGATATTATGACATATGTGAGTTATATAACGGCAAAAATTGATTCCTCTCGTATAATTGGAATGGCTGGAATATTAGATACTGCTAGATATCGTTTTTTTTTATCTAAAAAACTAAACATATCACCTATTGATATACAATCTTTATTATTAGGAGGACATGGGGACACAATGGTTCCTTTATACAGATATACATCTGTATCAGGAATTCCTATAAAAGAATTTTTGTCAGAAGAAGAAAATGATGTAATTATAGAAAAAACAAAAAAGGGAGGAGAAGAAATCGTTAATCTATTAGGAACATCTGCTTGGATGGCCCCTAGTGCTTCTGTAGTGCAAATGGTAGAAGGTATTTTAAAAGACTCTAAGCGTATCTTTTCATGTTCTGCTTTTTTAAAAGGAGAATATGGATTTAAAGATATATGTTTAGGAGTTCCTGTGATTCTAGGAAAAAATGGAATAGAAAAAATCGTAGAATTGCAATTAAATCAAGAAGAAAATCAGATTTTGAAAAAATCTGCAAACTATGTGAAAAATATGATCAAAAAATTGTAA
- the gcvP gene encoding aminomethyl-transferring glycine dehydrogenase — protein sequence MKEDNIQREKFSSRHIGSSCNEINKMLKELQYFSMKDFVNKTIPKKIRLKRKLNIPNSISEYQYLNHIYRISKKNKIYRSYIGLGYKNTITPSVIQRNILENPNWYTPYTPYQSEISQGRLEALINFQTMISDLTGMKISNASMLDESTAAADAMFMIYQEKIKKKQIDNNHYFFISNEILPQTFYVLKTRCFGLGIHFIYDSHHNLKTKYNNKKIFGLIISYPSSLGEIYDYTETIEYAKYHKISVIVSTDILSLSLLKPPGEWGADVVIGSSQSFGVPMGYGGPHAAFFSTHEQYKRFLPGRIIGISVDRENQKAFRMALQTREQHIKREKATSNICTSQVLPAIMASMYALYHGKNGLIKIAKRIHKYAKELEFLLINNINSIFQVNTCYFDTIRIKIENVNKIKKIAERRKTNFRYINKNYLTITLDETSSKKDINHILSIFSEVESSVKNKKIKYHTDIDKYKFPVSLKRTSNFFKNKIFSKFYSENELIRYIKRLEKKDISLTHSMIPLGSCTMKLNASTELLSLSQHEWKNMHPFAPYQQAMGYHFIIKNLKKYLKEITGFSGISLQPNSGAQGEYAGLMVIKHYHYSLQEYKRNIALIPSSSHGTNPASANIAGMKVILVSTKNDGSIDKNDLLKKVKENVDSLSVLMITYPSTYGIYESNIQDIIDIIHENGGQVYMDGANMNAQVGLIKPADLGVDICHLNLHKTFAIPHGGGGPGMGPICVASHLKPFLPNHPFQQKKNSKEKILTISSSPYGSSLILTISYAYIRLLGPDGLRKCTEISVLNANYIKEKLKKFYNILYVGENNTVAHELIIDCRIFKYVDIDVMDIAKRMMDYGYHAPTISFPVEGCMMIEPTESESKEELDRFIETLIKIRQEIKEIEDKKFSKKNNVFKNAPHSISILTKNEWNYPYSREKAAYPLDWIKNRKFWPPVSRIDDGYGDRNLICTCI from the coding sequence ATGAAAGAGGATAACATTCAAAGAGAAAAATTTTCTTCTCGACATATAGGATCATCCTGTAATGAAATTAATAAAATGTTGAAAGAATTACAATATTTTTCTATGAAAGATTTTGTGAATAAAACCATTCCAAAAAAAATACGTTTAAAAAGAAAATTAAATATTCCAAATTCCATTTCCGAATATCAATATTTAAATCATATTTATAGAATAAGTAAAAAAAACAAAATTTATCGTTCTTATATAGGGTTAGGATATAAAAATACTATCACTCCAAGTGTTATTCAAAGGAATATTTTAGAAAACCCTAATTGGTATACTCCTTATACTCCATATCAATCAGAAATATCTCAAGGTCGTTTAGAAGCTTTAATTAATTTTCAAACTATGATTTCAGATTTAACAGGAATGAAAATAAGTAATGCTTCTATGTTAGATGAATCAACAGCTGCAGCTGATGCTATGTTTATGATTTACCAAGAAAAAATTAAAAAGAAACAAATAGATAACAATCACTATTTTTTTATTTCTAATGAAATTCTGCCACAAACTTTTTATGTTCTAAAAACAAGATGTTTTGGATTAGGGATTCATTTCATATATGATTCTCATCACAATTTAAAAACAAAATACAATAATAAAAAAATATTTGGATTAATAATATCTTATCCTTCTAGTTTAGGAGAAATATATGATTATACTGAAACAATTGAATATGCCAAATATCATAAAATATCGGTAATAGTATCGACAGATATTTTATCTTTATCCCTATTGAAACCTCCTGGAGAATGGGGTGCTGATGTTGTTATAGGATCCAGTCAATCTTTTGGTGTTCCTATGGGTTATGGTGGGCCTCATGCTGCTTTCTTTTCTACTCATGAACAATATAAACGTTTCCTTCCTGGTAGAATTATTGGAATATCTGTAGATCGAGAAAATCAGAAAGCTTTTCGTATGGCTTTACAAACAAGAGAACAACATATCAAAAGAGAAAAAGCTACTTCTAACATTTGTACATCACAAGTCCTACCCGCTATAATGGCTTCTATGTATGCTTTATATCATGGAAAGAATGGATTAATAAAAATAGCAAAACGTATTCATAAATATGCTAAAGAATTAGAATTTTTATTGATTAATAATATCAATTCTATTTTTCAAGTAAATACTTGCTATTTTGATACTATTAGAATTAAAATAGAAAATGTAAACAAAATAAAAAAAATAGCGGAACGTAGAAAAACTAATTTTAGATATATAAATAAAAATTATCTAACTATTACTTTAGATGAAACATCTTCTAAAAAAGATATAAACCATATTTTATCAATTTTTTCTGAAGTAGAAAGTAGTGTCAAAAATAAAAAAATAAAGTATCATACGGATATTGATAAATATAAATTCCCTGTTTCTTTAAAAAGAACTTCTAATTTTTTCAAAAATAAAATTTTTTCTAAATTTTATTCAGAAAATGAGTTGATACGTTATATAAAAAGACTAGAGAAAAAAGACATTTCTTTAACTCATTCTATGATTCCTCTAGGATCATGTACTATGAAATTAAATGCTTCCACAGAATTATTGTCTTTAAGTCAGCATGAATGGAAAAATATGCATCCTTTTGCTCCTTATCAACAAGCAATGGGGTATCATTTCATTATTAAAAATTTAAAGAAATATTTGAAAGAAATTACTGGATTCTCTGGTATTTCATTACAGCCTAATTCAGGAGCTCAAGGAGAATATGCTGGTCTTATGGTCATAAAACATTATCATTATTCATTACAAGAATATAAAAGAAATATAGCATTAATTCCTTCTTCTTCCCATGGAACAAATCCTGCTTCAGCAAATATAGCTGGAATGAAAGTGATATTAGTATCTACAAAAAATGATGGATCTATTGATAAAAATGATTTATTAAAAAAAGTAAAAGAAAATGTAGATTCATTATCTGTATTAATGATCACTTATCCTTCTACTTATGGTATATATGAAAGTAATATTCAGGATATTATAGATATTATTCATGAAAATGGAGGACAAGTTTATATGGATGGAGCAAATATGAATGCTCAAGTTGGATTGATTAAACCAGCAGATTTAGGAGTAGATATTTGTCATCTGAATCTTCATAAAACTTTTGCTATTCCACATGGAGGAGGTGGTCCTGGTATGGGGCCTATTTGTGTAGCTTCACATTTAAAACCTTTCTTACCAAATCATCCTTTTCAACAAAAAAAAAATAGTAAAGAAAAAATATTAACTATATCTTCTTCTCCATATGGTTCTTCTCTAATTTTAACAATTTCTTATGCTTATATTCGTTTGTTAGGACCGGATGGTCTCAGAAAGTGTACAGAAATATCTGTGTTAAATGCTAATTATATAAAAGAAAAATTAAAAAAATTTTATAACATATTATATGTGGGGGAAAATAATACTGTCGCACATGAATTAATTATAGATTGTAGAATTTTTAAATATGTGGATATAGATGTTATGGATATCGCAAAACGAATGATGGATTATGGATATCATGCTCCTACTATATCTTTTCCTGTTGAAGGATGTATGATGATAGAACCTACTGAAAGTGAATCTAAAGAAGAATTAGATCGTTTTATTGAAACTCTTATCAAGATAAGACAAGAAATTAAAGAAATTGAGGATAAGAAATTTTCCAAAAAAAATAATGTATTTAAAAATGCTCCACATAGTATCAGTATTTTGACTAAAAATGAATGGAATTATCCTTATAGTAGAGAAAAAGCAGCTTATCCTTTAGATTGGATTAAAAATAGAAAATTTTGGCCTCCAGTCAGTCGTATTGATGATGGATATGGAGATAGAAATTTAATATGCACATGTATATAA
- the tsaD gene encoding tRNA (adenosine(37)-N6)-threonylcarbamoyltransferase complex transferase subunit TsaD: MKKKPIIIGIESSCDDTGVSIVRNREVLSNIIIHQKIHKKYGGVVPELASRLHDMNITKAVKQAIYSAEINQDQIDAVSFTLGPGLIGSLLVGTSFAKSFSMGLGIPLLTVNHIQAHILSHFIQKNINNSYPEFPFLGLIISGGHTQIIKVNDFFKMEVLGSTLDDSVGETLDKIARILGFYYPGGPVIEFFSKNGNNKKFVFSKPVVGGLDFSFSGFKSDVLQFIRKELKKNAFFIKKNLSDICASVQKIIAEILLEKIQKAILKTGIYRIALAGGVSANYEITRTFMSFAKKNKKCEIFIPKKEYATDNGAMIAITGLLKYERNLFDSIHVTPYSKFETF; the protein is encoded by the coding sequence ATGAAAAAAAAACCAATAATTATTGGGATTGAGTCTTCATGTGATGATACAGGCGTTTCTATTGTGAGAAATAGAGAAGTGTTATCTAATATTATTATTCATCAAAAAATTCACAAGAAATATGGAGGAGTTGTTCCTGAATTAGCTTCAAGATTACATGATATGAATATTACAAAAGCAGTTAAACAAGCTATTTATTCAGCAGAAATTAATCAAGATCAAATTGATGCAGTTTCCTTTACTTTAGGACCAGGACTAATAGGCTCCTTATTAGTTGGAACTTCTTTTGCAAAATCATTTTCTATGGGGCTCGGAATTCCTCTATTAACTGTTAATCATATACAAGCTCACATATTATCTCATTTCATACAAAAAAATATTAATAATTCTTATCCAGAATTTCCATTTTTAGGTTTAATTATTAGTGGAGGACATACTCAAATTATAAAAGTAAATGATTTTTTTAAAATGGAAGTATTAGGATCTACTTTAGATGATTCTGTAGGAGAAACTTTAGATAAAATTGCTAGAATATTGGGATTTTATTATCCAGGTGGTCCTGTAATAGAATTTTTTTCTAAAAATGGAAATAATAAAAAATTTGTTTTTTCAAAACCTGTAGTAGGTGGATTAGATTTTAGTTTTAGTGGATTCAAAAGTGATGTATTACAATTTATAAGAAAAGAATTAAAAAAAAATGCATTTTTCATAAAAAAAAATTTATCTGATATTTGTGCTTCTGTCCAGAAAATTATAGCTGAGATCCTTTTAGAAAAAATACAAAAAGCTATTTTAAAAACTGGTATTTATAGAATTGCTTTGGCTGGAGGGGTCTCTGCTAATTATGAAATTACACGAACATTTATGTCGTTTGCAAAAAAAAATAAAAAATGTGAAATTTTTATTCCTAAAAAAGAATATGCTACTGACAATGGAGCCATGATTGCTATTACAGGATTACTTAAATATGAAAGAAATTTATTTGACTCTATTCATGTTACTCCATATTCAAAATTCGAAACATTTTGA
- a CDS encoding Lrp/AsnC family transcriptional regulator, producing MILRYNTDEIDNTIVKKLNINARTPYTEISKQISKEIKPLSVGTVHVRVKKLEDAGIIKGSTLIIGYESLGFHLIAFVGILSDSRESKLVKEELKKIPNIVQLYITSGKYNLFCRIIAKDPSDARDVISKIGEIKGVLRTESTICLEESINDENRLLSNILQKNKTSYKKTI from the coding sequence ATGATCCTAAGATATAATACAGACGAAATTGACAATACTATTGTCAAAAAATTAAATATAAATGCTAGAACCCCCTATACCGAAATTAGCAAACAAATTAGTAAAGAAATCAAGCCATTATCTGTTGGAACAGTTCATGTTAGAGTAAAAAAATTAGAAGATGCAGGAATCATAAAGGGAAGTACTTTAATTATAGGATATGAGTCATTAGGTTTTCATCTGATAGCTTTTGTAGGGATTTTATCAGATTCTCGTGAATCTAAATTAGTAAAAGAAGAATTAAAAAAAATTCCAAATATAGTCCAGTTATATATCACTTCAGGAAAATATAATCTTTTTTGTAGAATTATAGCTAAAGATCCTTCAGATGCAAGAGACGTTATTTCTAAAATAGGAGAAATCAAAGGAGTACTTAGAACAGAATCTACTATTTGTTTAGAAGAAAGTATAAATGATGAAAATCGATTATTGTCCAACATATTACAAAAAAATAAAACATCTTATAAAAAAACAATATAA
- a CDS encoding HD family phosphohydrolase — protein sequence MANYFKFYNKNIAYKILVITIAILLLTFLFPKKEIFKYEFLEGKIWSHGDLFSPFNFFVPKSSQDIDLEIQNIKNNQEIFCIKNNKVAKNLKKNLKKNFFIKKNRHYYKIIYRIINTIYKHGYIKDYKNLKKKDYTIFLKKDKKWTQILSKKIFTHTKVNNVIDKNFRIKNYRSKIIKRILKKNITPNLFYSQYYTDFFLKKKMQSIKKNQYFFIKGDNIINNNEIINKKKFQILSSFKKEYEKKIWNKKKYYCLITGYFLIISMIFVIFILYIFYFENKIFQNNREVNFLIINILFISLITITILKYHSKILYIIPFCILPISIRAFFNFNLSIFIHLITILLLSLITPNRFEFIFLQITAGFLVLFTKKNIYKMENLFFASAKIMITYIITFSLLTLIREGSLEKISFYTFYLFFFSGILILFVHPLIFLFEKLLNLTSDISLLELSDTNTPVLRLLSKKAPGTLQHVLTVANLAEEAAVAIEANSLLVKIGAIYHDIGKIENAKFFTENQHNIIDPHQKLSPKESAKIILEHVSIGVELAKKYHLPDPVTDFIRTHHGNSIVHYFYEKQKKIYPNLKVDRKKFQYSGPKPFSKETAIVMIADSVEAASKSIKNPSNADLENIVENIIKKQKIDNQFSNADITFKEIEKVKKVLKKKLKNIYHTRIEYPNS from the coding sequence ATGGCTAATTACTTCAAGTTTTATAATAAAAACATTGCATATAAAATTTTAGTTATAACTATTGCAATCTTATTATTGACATTTTTATTCCCAAAAAAAGAAATTTTTAAATATGAATTTTTAGAAGGAAAAATTTGGTCTCATGGAGATTTATTCTCCCCATTTAATTTTTTTGTTCCAAAAAGTAGTCAGGATATAGATTTGGAAATTCAAAATATAAAAAATAATCAAGAAATATTTTGTATTAAAAATAATAAAGTAGCAAAAAATCTAAAAAAAAATCTAAAAAAAAATTTCTTCATAAAAAAAAATAGACACTATTACAAAATAATTTATAGAATAATCAATACAATATACAAACATGGATATATAAAAGATTATAAGAATTTGAAAAAAAAAGATTATACAATTTTTTTAAAAAAAGATAAAAAATGGACACAAATTTTATCCAAAAAAATTTTTACTCATACTAAAGTGAACAATGTTATTGACAAAAATTTTAGGATAAAAAATTATCGTTCAAAAATTATAAAAAGAATTTTAAAAAAAAATATTACTCCAAATTTATTTTACAGTCAATATTATACTGATTTTTTTTTGAAAAAAAAAATGCAATCTATAAAGAAAAACCAATATTTTTTTATAAAAGGAGATAATATTATTAATAATAATGAGATTATAAATAAAAAAAAATTTCAAATTTTATCTTCTTTCAAAAAAGAATATGAAAAAAAAATATGGAACAAAAAAAAATACTATTGTCTTATTACAGGATATTTTTTAATAATAAGCATGATATTTGTTATATTCATATTATATATTTTTTATTTTGAAAATAAAATATTTCAAAATAATAGAGAAGTAAATTTTTTAATTATAAATATATTATTCATATCGTTAATAACAATTACAATTTTAAAATATCATTCTAAAATATTATACATAATTCCTTTTTGTATCCTACCTATAAGTATACGTGCCTTTTTCAATTTTAACTTGAGTATTTTTATTCATTTAATAACAATTTTATTGTTATCCTTAATTACACCAAATCGTTTTGAATTTATTTTCCTTCAAATTACTGCAGGTTTTTTAGTTCTTTTTACAAAAAAAAACATTTATAAAATGGAAAATTTATTTTTTGCTTCTGCAAAAATAATGATTACTTATATTATTACCTTTAGTTTGCTTACTTTAATACGTGAAGGATCTTTAGAAAAGATTTCTTTCTATACTTTTTACTTATTTTTTTTTAGTGGAATATTAATTTTATTTGTTCATCCATTAATATTTCTTTTTGAAAAATTATTAAATTTAACTTCAGATATTTCTTTGTTAGAATTATCCGATACGAATACTCCTGTATTAAGATTATTATCTAAAAAAGCTCCAGGAACTTTACAGCATGTTTTAACAGTAGCAAATCTTGCAGAAGAAGCAGCTGTAGCAATTGAAGCTAATTCTTTATTAGTAAAAATAGGAGCAATTTATCATGATATAGGAAAAATTGAAAATGCTAAATTTTTTACAGAAAATCAACACAATATTATTGATCCTCATCAAAAATTAAGTCCAAAAGAAAGTGCAAAAATTATTTTAGAACATGTATCAATAGGAGTAGAACTTGCAAAAAAATATCATTTACCTGATCCTGTTACTGACTTTATACGGACTCATCATGGAAATAGTATTGTTCATTATTTTTATGAAAAACAAAAAAAAATATATCCAAATCTAAAAGTAGATAGAAAGAAATTTCAATATTCTGGTCCAAAACCATTTTCAAAAGAAACTGCTATTGTTATGATAGCTGATTCTGTAGAAGCGGCTTCAAAAAGTATAAAAAATCCATCTAATGCAGATCTGGAAAATATAGTAGAAAATATCATAAAAAAACAAAAAATAGATAATCAATTTTCTAACGCAGACATTACTTTCAAAGAAATAGAAAAAGTCAAAAAAGTTTTAAAGAAAAAATTAAAAAATATTTATCATACCAGAATAGAATATCCGAATTCATAA
- the clpP gene encoding ATP-dependent Clp endopeptidase proteolytic subunit ClpP — protein MDYHNQSKEFMLYAIKHKKINSLTIDEYIKFMTPYIVEERKLNVAQMDVFSRLMMDRVIFLGTAIEDQVANIVQAQLLFLQSVDPAKDIQIYINSPGGDVYAGLGIYDTMQIVEPDVATICTGIAASMAAILLCSGVKNKRSALKHSRIMIHQPIGGTQGQASDIEITVREILKLKKELYEIISNHSGHPIEKIEKDSDRDYWMTSTEAKEYGMIDEVLERKK, from the coding sequence ATGGATTATCATAATCAATCAAAAGAATTTATGTTATATGCTATAAAGCATAAAAAAATTAATAGCTTGACAATTGATGAATATATTAAATTTATGACTCCTTATATTGTTGAGGAGAGAAAATTAAATGTAGCTCAAATGGATGTTTTTTCTCGTTTAATGATGGATCGAGTTATTTTTTTAGGAACGGCAATAGAAGATCAGGTCGCAAATATAGTACAAGCTCAGTTATTATTTTTACAATCTGTAGATCCTGCTAAGGATATACAAATATATATCAATTCTCCAGGAGGAGATGTTTATGCTGGATTAGGTATATACGATACTATGCAAATAGTGGAACCTGATGTTGCTACTATTTGTACTGGAATAGCTGCATCTATGGCTGCTATATTGCTTTGTTCAGGAGTAAAAAATAAAAGATCTGCATTAAAACATTCTAGAATTATGATTCATCAACCCATAGGAGGAACACAAGGTCAGGCTTCAGATATTGAAATAACAGTTCGTGAAATATTAAAATTAAAAAAAGAGCTTTATGAAATTATATCGAATCATTCAGGACATCCTATTGAAAAAATAGAAAAAGATTCAGACCGAGATTATTGGATGACTTCCACAGAAGCTAAAGAATATGGAATGATAGATGAAGTCCTAGAAAGAAAAAAATGA